One genomic window of Niveibacterium sp. SC-1 includes the following:
- the amrA gene encoding AmmeMemoRadiSam system protein A, with the protein MRPDLGSGLVARARALIAARLGLREPDPPQHFEELEALGACFVTLKRADELRGCMGTLEAHRSLAEDLRHNALAAAFSDPRFEPLTAEEWPNIAVSVSVLGPIARTPAPSEAAALALLTARPGVVLESGARRATFLPQVWDALPEPAAFLSALRAKAGLRGPWPDDTFVGRYAVEEFTEGGRS; encoded by the coding sequence ATGAGGCCTGATCTGGGTTCCGGCTTGGTGGCGCGGGCGCGAGCGCTCATCGCCGCCCGCCTCGGACTGCGCGAACCGGATCCTCCGCAGCATTTCGAGGAGCTGGAAGCCTTGGGCGCGTGTTTCGTCACCCTCAAACGCGCGGACGAGCTCCGGGGCTGCATGGGCACGCTCGAGGCGCATCGCAGCCTCGCCGAGGACCTGCGCCACAACGCGCTGGCCGCCGCTTTCTCGGATCCACGCTTTGAACCGCTCACCGCGGAGGAGTGGCCGAACATCGCCGTTTCGGTCTCGGTACTCGGTCCGATCGCGCGCACGCCGGCACCGTCCGAAGCGGCGGCACTGGCGCTTCTGACGGCCCGTCCCGGCGTAGTACTGGAGTCCGGTGCCCGCCGTGCCACCTTCCTGCCACAGGTCTGGGACGCGTTGCCTGAGCCCGCCGCCTTCCTCTCGGCGCTCAGGGCCAAGGCCGGGCTGCGCGGTCCCTGGCCGGACGACACGTTCGTCGGTCGCTACGCCGTCGAGGAGTTCACCGAAGGCGGGCGTTCGTGA
- a CDS encoding host attachment protein, with translation MSITWVVVANARSATVYENLGPNKGLQLVKEWETTNLQEMDHGEPAGAMDKSGWHGPGELRRNHAKGFAHRIAGELRQARAGNRFSRAVLVAPPTFMGLINAELDPPTARAVSSRLEKDYTRRSSAELCNQLGDCLCP, from the coding sequence ATGTCGATCACCTGGGTTGTCGTCGCCAATGCCCGTTCCGCCACCGTTTATGAAAACCTGGGCCCGAACAAGGGTCTCCAGCTGGTCAAGGAATGGGAAACGACGAACCTCCAGGAGATGGACCACGGCGAACCCGCCGGAGCAATGGACAAGAGTGGATGGCACGGCCCAGGAGAATTAAGGCGCAACCACGCCAAGGGTTTTGCCCACCGGATTGCCGGCGAGCTGAGGCAGGCGCGGGCGGGCAATCGCTTTTCCCGCGCGGTGCTCGTCGCACCGCCGACCTTCATGGGGCTGATCAACGCGGAACTTGATCCGCCGACTGCCCGCGCCGTATCAAGCCGTCTGGAGAAGGACTACACGCGGCGTTCGAGCGCCGAGCTGTGCAATCAGCTGGGTGATTGCCTCTGCCCTTGA
- the ispD gene encoding 2-C-methyl-D-erythritol 4-phosphate cytidylyltransferase has product MTDTVSFHALVPAAGTGSRMGGDMPKQYLSLLGRPVIAHTLDALLRVPRLASVCVVLSPGDTWWERYAWPDDRRLRVLRSGGATRAASVAQGLAVLAGETSAKDWVLVHDAARACLAPEQVDHMLDELREDPIGGLLAMPLADTLKRADAAGRVDATLPRAGLWQAQTPQMFRIGLLADALRAYPDVTDEAGAIEAAGHAPRLIESGGANFKITYPQDLALAASILASRKEPRE; this is encoded by the coding sequence ATGACTGACACCGTGTCCTTTCACGCCCTGGTGCCCGCAGCCGGTACGGGTAGCCGCATGGGCGGCGACATGCCGAAGCAATACCTCTCGCTCCTCGGGCGCCCGGTGATTGCCCATACCCTCGATGCCTTGCTGCGCGTTCCGCGCCTCGCCTCGGTCTGCGTAGTTCTGAGCCCCGGCGATACCTGGTGGGAACGCTACGCGTGGCCGGACGACCGACGCCTGCGCGTGCTGCGCAGCGGGGGAGCCACCCGCGCGGCTTCCGTGGCCCAGGGGCTCGCGGTACTCGCTGGCGAGACTTCGGCAAAGGACTGGGTGCTGGTCCATGACGCCGCGCGTGCCTGTCTCGCCCCCGAGCAGGTCGATCACATGCTCGACGAACTCCGCGAAGACCCGATCGGCGGCCTGCTCGCAATGCCCCTGGCCGACACGCTCAAGCGCGCCGATGCGGCGGGCCGGGTCGACGCCACGCTTCCTCGCGCCGGGCTATGGCAGGCGCAGACGCCGCAGATGTTCCGCATCGGCCTGCTCGCCGACGCACTGCGGGCGTATCCCGACGTCACCGACGAAGCCGGGGCCATCGAGGCCGCGGGCCACGCGCCGCGGCTGATCGAAAGCGGCGGCGCCAACTTCAAGATCACCTATCCGCAGGATCTGGCGCTGGCGGCCAGCATCCTCGCTTCACGCAAGGAACCCCGGGAATGA
- the ispF gene encoding 2-C-methyl-D-erythritol 2,4-cyclodiphosphate synthase codes for MNLSFRVGQGFDVHALVEGRKLIMGGVEIPYERGLLGHSDADVLLHAITDAILGGAGLGDIGRHFPDTDPRYAGADSRVLLREAMKSVLAAGWQVANVDATIIAQAPKILPHAPGMVRNIAEDLGIPESAVNIKGKTTEKLGFTGRGEGIAAQAIALLITRNDGNGS; via the coding sequence ATGAACCTGTCTTTTCGCGTCGGCCAAGGCTTCGACGTTCACGCCCTGGTCGAGGGCCGCAAGCTGATCATGGGCGGCGTCGAGATCCCCTACGAGCGCGGTCTGCTGGGCCACTCCGATGCCGACGTGCTGCTGCATGCGATCACCGACGCGATCCTGGGCGGCGCGGGGCTGGGCGACATCGGCCGGCATTTCCCCGACACCGACCCACGCTACGCGGGTGCCGACAGCCGCGTACTGCTGCGCGAGGCGATGAAGAGCGTGCTGGCTGCGGGCTGGCAGGTCGCGAACGTGGATGCCACGATCATCGCCCAGGCCCCCAAGATCCTGCCGCACGCGCCCGGCATGGTGCGCAACATCGCTGAGGACCTGGGCATTCCCGAGTCGGCGGTCAATATCAAGGGCAAGACCACGGAGAAGCTGGGTTTCACCGGTCGCGGTGAAGGCATTGCTGCGCAGGCGATCGCGCTGCTGATCACCCGCAATGACGGCAATGGGAGCTAG
- the thpR gene encoding RNA 2',3'-cyclic phosphodiesterase: protein MGARRRIFFALWPDGPTLERLANQAALVHGASGGRLMRAETLHLTLCFLGDVEAARVADACDAAAQTGSLPGFGFDLDQLGCFERARVLWAGSSHWPDALADLAAALAAATEKAGFRIEARPFLPHVTLVRDPVAPPPEAPWSPLRWEAREFVLVESIRRPAVAHYETLARWPLRAPTA, encoded by the coding sequence ATGGGAGCTAGGCGAAGGATCTTCTTCGCCCTGTGGCCGGACGGGCCGACCCTCGAACGCCTGGCGAACCAGGCGGCCCTTGTGCACGGCGCATCGGGCGGTCGCCTGATGCGAGCGGAAACCCTACACCTGACGCTGTGTTTCCTCGGCGACGTGGAGGCAGCGCGCGTCGCCGACGCCTGTGACGCCGCCGCGCAAACGGGATCTTTGCCGGGCTTCGGGTTTGATCTCGATCAGCTCGGCTGCTTTGAGCGCGCGCGGGTCCTGTGGGCGGGTTCGAGCCATTGGCCTGACGCACTGGCGGACCTGGCGGCAGCGTTGGCCGCGGCCACGGAGAAGGCAGGCTTTCGCATCGAGGCGCGACCCTTCCTGCCGCATGTGACCCTGGTGCGCGATCCGGTCGCGCCGCCACCGGAAGCGCCGTGGTCGCCGCTGCGCTGGGAGGCGCGGGAATTCGTGCTGGTGGAATCGATCCGTCGGCCGGCGGTCGCGCATTACGAAACGCTGGCGCGCTGGCCCTTGCGCGCGCCCACCGCCTGA
- a CDS encoding antibiotic biosynthesis monooxygenase, with the protein MLVVVFRSRLRADADMQALEAAGLRMYQLASAMPGFVSYKDFASQDGEFVSIVEFEDEATLAAWRNHPEHMAIQERGRREFMSDYRIQVCTPLRDYAFHKE; encoded by the coding sequence ATGCTCGTCGTCGTTTTCCGCTCAAGGCTTCGTGCCGATGCCGACATGCAGGCCCTGGAAGCGGCGGGCTTGCGCATGTATCAACTGGCGAGCGCGATGCCGGGTTTCGTCTCGTACAAGGACTTTGCTTCGCAGGACGGCGAGTTCGTGTCCATCGTCGAGTTCGAGGACGAAGCCACGCTCGCGGCCTGGCGCAACCATCCCGAACATATGGCGATCCAGGAACGCGGCCGGCGCGAGTTCATGTCGGACTACCGCATCCAGGTCTGCACGCCGCTACGCGATTACGCCTTCCACAAGGAGTGA
- the amrB gene encoding AmmeMemoRadiSam system protein B: MAQVDSIREPAVAGLFYPGDAGALANTVHALLAECPTEDAEFCPKVLVVPHAGYVYSGQVAAQAYARLAPWAARIRHVVLLGPAHRLAFRGVALPSTHAFATPLGSVTIDQERLALLRDIPGVRQLDAAHAAEHSLEVQLPFLQETLPDFSLLPLVVGDAPDSLVAEVLDRLWGGPETLIVVSTDLSHYHPWREARALDAQTAQSIEALHGRLSHEQACGAGPLNGLFAAARRHPLSGELLALCNSGDTAGDRQRVVGYGAFSFNEVRRHEA; the protein is encoded by the coding sequence ATGGCACAGGTCGATTCCATCCGCGAACCCGCGGTCGCCGGGCTCTTCTATCCCGGAGACGCGGGGGCGCTGGCGAACACGGTACACGCCTTGCTGGCCGAGTGCCCCACGGAAGACGCGGAGTTCTGTCCGAAGGTCCTCGTCGTGCCGCACGCGGGTTATGTGTATTCGGGCCAGGTCGCCGCGCAGGCTTACGCGCGGCTCGCTCCCTGGGCCGCGCGCATCCGCCACGTGGTCCTGCTCGGCCCGGCGCACCGCCTCGCCTTCCGCGGCGTCGCACTGCCGAGCACGCATGCTTTTGCCACCCCTCTCGGCAGCGTGACAATCGACCAGGAGCGCCTGGCATTGCTGCGAGACATCCCTGGCGTCCGTCAGCTGGATGCAGCCCATGCGGCCGAGCACAGCCTCGAAGTCCAGTTGCCCTTCCTGCAGGAAACGCTACCGGACTTCAGCCTCCTCCCGCTGGTCGTCGGCGACGCTCCGGACAGCCTCGTCGCGGAGGTGCTCGACCGACTTTGGGGCGGGCCGGAGACGCTCATCGTGGTGTCCACCGATCTCTCCCACTACCACCCCTGGCGGGAGGCGCGGGCGCTCGATGCGCAGACCGCGCAAAGCATCGAGGCCCTGCATGGCAGGTTGAGTCATGAGCAAGCCTGCGGCGCCGGACCGCTCAACGGATTGTTCGCGGCGGCACGCCGGCATCCCCTGAGCGGAGAACTGCTGGCCCTGTGCAATTCCGGGGATACGGCTGGCGACCGGCAACGGGTGGTCGGCTACGGCGCCTTCAGCTTCAACGAGGTGCGGAGGCATGAGGCCTGA
- the amrS gene encoding AmmeMemoRadiSam system radical SAM enzyme — MNHPGRWWHRLPDERIQCDLCPRECRLHDGQRGACFVRARDGDQMVLTTYGRSSGFCLDPIEKKPLNHFYPGSSVLSFGTAGCNLACKFCQNWDISKSRDMDTLMQSALPRDIAQAALEHGARSVAFTYNDPVIFAEYAIDTALACRELGIHPVAVTAGYISPAARQEFYAAMDAANVDLKGFTESFYRHYTGSELGPVLDTLIYLRHETQVWFEITTLLIPQANDSSEEIEALSQWVMRELGPDVPLHFSAFHPDYKLRDRDATPAATLQRAREIALGAGLHYVYTGNIHDRIGGTTHCPGCGAALIVRDWYAILDYRITANGACPSCGTPIAGQFGVFAKPFGPRRIPISLEAREQP; from the coding sequence GTGAATCACCCAGGCCGCTGGTGGCACCGCCTGCCTGACGAACGCATCCAGTGCGACCTCTGTCCGCGCGAATGCCGGCTGCATGATGGCCAGCGCGGGGCCTGCTTCGTACGAGCGCGCGACGGCGACCAGATGGTGCTCACCACCTACGGCCGCAGCTCGGGTTTCTGCCTCGACCCGATCGAGAAGAAGCCGCTCAATCATTTCTACCCCGGCAGCAGCGTGCTCTCCTTCGGTACTGCCGGCTGCAACCTGGCGTGCAAGTTCTGCCAGAACTGGGACATCTCCAAGTCCCGCGACATGGACACGCTGATGCAGTCCGCCCTGCCGCGCGACATCGCGCAGGCGGCGCTGGAGCACGGCGCCCGCAGCGTGGCCTTCACCTACAACGACCCGGTCATCTTCGCGGAGTACGCCATCGACACCGCCCTCGCCTGCCGGGAACTGGGCATCCATCCGGTCGCCGTGACTGCGGGATACATCTCGCCCGCGGCGAGGCAGGAGTTCTACGCCGCCATGGATGCCGCCAATGTGGACCTCAAGGGTTTCACGGAGTCCTTCTACCGGCACTACACCGGCTCCGAACTCGGGCCGGTCCTCGACACCCTGATCTACCTGAGGCACGAAACGCAGGTCTGGTTCGAGATCACCACCCTGTTGATTCCGCAGGCCAACGATTCAAGCGAAGAGATCGAGGCGCTCAGCCAGTGGGTGATGCGGGAACTGGGGCCGGACGTGCCATTGCACTTCTCGGCCTTCCATCCCGACTACAAGCTGCGCGATCGCGATGCGACACCGGCCGCCACCCTGCAGCGCGCCCGCGAGATCGCCCTGGGCGCCGGCCTGCACTACGTCTACACCGGCAACATCCACGACCGCATTGGCGGCACCACCCACTGCCCCGGCTGTGGCGCGGCACTCATCGTGCGCGACTGGTACGCGATCCTCGACTACCGCATCACGGCAAATGGCGCTTGCCCGTCCTGTGGGACGCCGATCGCAGGGCAATTCGGAGTCTTCGCAAAACCCTTCGGACCGAGGAGAATCCCGATAAGCTTGGAGGCCCGGGAACAGCCCTGA
- a CDS encoding putative metalloprotease CJM1_0395 family protein, whose protein sequence is MAPALAVSSLAVSSISPLASTYAGSAYAAQPGAQGGSSRATTTATEDPQAAAELQQLKATDQKVRAHEAAHLGAAGGLANGGASYTYTRGSDRRLYATGGEVSIDLSPGHTPEETASRARQIERAALAPADPSAQDYRVAARARAMAAEAELEAARTGKDTSAPEAAAPGAEAATETTPAKDAAGRYELVSRVTEAGTAQASSLIATA, encoded by the coding sequence TTGGCGCCCGCCCTCGCCGTGTCATCGCTCGCCGTGTCATCGATTTCGCCTCTCGCTAGTACCTACGCCGGCAGTGCCTATGCCGCCCAACCCGGCGCGCAAGGCGGCAGCTCCCGCGCCACGACCACCGCCACCGAAGATCCGCAAGCGGCCGCTGAGCTCCAGCAACTGAAGGCGACCGACCAGAAAGTTCGTGCGCACGAGGCAGCCCACCTCGGTGCGGCGGGCGGGCTGGCCAACGGCGGCGCCAGTTACACCTACACCCGCGGCTCCGACCGCCGGCTCTACGCCACCGGCGGCGAGGTCTCGATCGACCTCTCGCCCGGCCACACGCCCGAGGAGACCGCAAGCCGGGCACGCCAGATCGAACGTGCCGCGCTCGCGCCGGCCGATCCTTCCGCGCAGGACTATCGCGTTGCCGCGCGGGCGCGCGCCATGGCGGCCGAAGCCGAGCTGGAAGCCGCGCGGACCGGCAAGGACACCTCCGCGCCAGAAGCCGCTGCCCCTGGCGCGGAAGCCGCAACGGAAACCACCCCCGCCAAGGATGCGGCCGGGCGCTACGAACTCGTGAGCCGCGTCACCGAGGCCGGCACGGCGCAAGCCAGCAGCCTTATCGCGACCGCCTGA
- a CDS encoding alpha/beta hydrolase, protein MSRYQYRHADISIQADRAWLNAVQSHVPDARALAIFYSASPIASSESREFVSARVLQDADYATLLVNGLTGYEEKRDPDARYNVPKLTDRLLAVLDWVSHQPHLDHLPICLHGTNTAAAAILKAAARATEPPFALVSRGGRPDLAGAEPLRQNHIPLLIITGGSRDDTRGPANNAMSLLGGERASIEIPTASELFVEPGTLDQASRAALEWFERWRPALPAPAPTDETT, encoded by the coding sequence ATGAGCCGCTACCAGTATCGCCACGCTGACATCTCCATCCAGGCCGATCGCGCCTGGCTCAATGCAGTGCAATCACACGTTCCCGATGCGCGCGCGCTCGCGATCTTCTACTCGGCGAGCCCGATCGCCAGCTCCGAGTCGCGCGAGTTCGTATCCGCGCGCGTACTGCAGGACGCCGACTACGCCACGCTCCTGGTGAACGGCCTCACCGGCTATGAGGAAAAGCGGGACCCGGACGCGCGCTACAACGTCCCCAAGCTCACCGACCGCCTGCTCGCCGTGCTCGACTGGGTGAGCCATCAACCGCATCTCGACCACCTGCCCATCTGCCTGCACGGGACAAACACGGCCGCGGCGGCGATCCTGAAGGCGGCGGCGCGCGCGACCGAGCCTCCCTTCGCGCTGGTATCACGCGGTGGCCGACCCGATCTCGCCGGCGCTGAGCCCCTGAGGCAGAACCACATACCCTTGCTGATCATCACCGGCGGCTCCCGCGACGACACCCGCGGCCCGGCAAACAACGCCATGAGCCTGCTCGGCGGCGAGCGCGCGTCCATCGAAATCCCGACTGCCAGCGAACTCTTCGTCGAGCCGGGCACCCTGGACCAGGCCTCCCGCGCCGCGCTGGAATGGTTCGAACGCTGGAGGCCGGCGCTGCCGGCACCTGCCCCGACGGACGAGACGACCTGA
- a CDS encoding NB-ARC domain-containing protein — MSDFRNETGDVANLTQVGHVESLTINQYAAPSARARVVLLPPFKPSLYPIVGRAGLMDEICAALRGGQRILALVHLPGVGKTTLAAQLAKHAELAALFPDGILWAHLGLTPDLRGQLRKWAAALGVPEPRMKDFETLDHWREAVSSAIGGRRLLLVIDDAWESEAAECFMLGDEACGYLITTRYPGVGASIAQELYEVRKLETDDGLTLLASLAPDAVKAEPEDARQLVAAVDGLPLALVLMGHYLRQQSHTRQRGRIRAALEALHDVEMRYALTQPAEYPSDTPRSLANVIESSYLALGREPSDAPDAIDGEQQREAIQRLAVLRPDPARFTRALAAHLTELPGGALHELCDAGLVEVLQIKPRPDDPSGGERFTIHRTIGEYLRQKLGADQARALHLRVAEYYREQLRERDEQYQSSTSDYRRWYRYEDIDWQDCKDNWLFHMQRAGEYEAVAFAFLIAWFDAFWWWGCFLEFGFCDQLLREWRQRAIRPESELGLRQLADFKDAYPKETENRRGGDWQKVAEVLESVRRRTRLDSEPGTLLEPAQRHLRGLTSIFLAEAARFGRDDPATAETFYRDALAQFRHNEDRWDEAWTLYHLADCLAENGSHGKADELCAEAIELARQEEDPEVQALIACVQADAALTRGDDAAAASHLHAAVCQAYRFQVDPQDPDPYTIRFYPLIAHRVAARLVRLHQQDAPRAASIAQVLHGAWHPGIGTPDGLAAALRDADALAALLFAPTLAAGQLDDEAFVAAYAGEVRAVVPGLLDVWA, encoded by the coding sequence ATGAGCGACTTCCGCAACGAGACCGGCGATGTCGCCAATCTCACCCAGGTGGGCCATGTCGAATCGCTGACGATCAACCAGTATGCGGCGCCGAGCGCACGCGCACGAGTTGTCTTGCTGCCGCCCTTCAAGCCCAGCCTCTATCCCATCGTCGGCCGTGCCGGCCTGATGGACGAGATCTGCGCCGCGCTGCGTGGCGGCCAGCGCATCCTGGCGCTCGTGCACCTGCCCGGCGTCGGCAAGACGACGCTCGCGGCGCAGCTTGCCAAGCATGCGGAACTCGCGGCCTTGTTCCCCGACGGCATTCTCTGGGCGCATCTTGGGCTGACGCCTGACCTGCGCGGGCAGTTGCGCAAGTGGGCCGCCGCGCTCGGCGTACCCGAGCCGCGCATGAAGGACTTCGAGACCCTCGACCATTGGCGCGAGGCGGTGAGCAGCGCGATCGGCGGGCGGCGCCTGCTGCTGGTCATCGACGACGCCTGGGAGAGCGAGGCGGCCGAGTGCTTCATGCTGGGCGACGAGGCCTGCGGCTACCTGATCACCACGCGCTACCCGGGTGTGGGCGCGAGCATCGCGCAAGAACTCTACGAAGTGCGCAAGCTGGAAACCGATGACGGCCTCACCTTGCTCGCGAGCCTGGCGCCCGATGCCGTGAAGGCCGAGCCCGAGGACGCACGGCAGCTCGTGGCCGCGGTCGACGGCCTGCCGCTCGCGCTCGTGTTGATGGGCCACTACCTGCGCCAGCAGAGCCACACACGCCAGCGCGGCCGTATCCGTGCCGCGCTCGAGGCCCTGCATGACGTGGAAATGCGCTACGCGCTTACGCAACCGGCGGAATACCCATCCGATACGCCGCGCTCGCTCGCCAACGTGATCGAATCGAGCTACCTCGCGCTGGGCCGCGAACCCTCGGATGCGCCCGACGCGATCGATGGTGAGCAACAGCGCGAAGCGATCCAGCGTCTCGCCGTCCTGCGCCCCGACCCGGCGCGCTTCACCCGGGCGCTCGCAGCCCACCTTACCGAGCTGCCGGGCGGCGCCCTGCACGAACTGTGCGACGCGGGCCTCGTCGAGGTCTTGCAGATCAAACCGCGACCGGATGACCCGAGCGGCGGCGAGCGTTTCACGATCCATCGCACGATCGGCGAGTACCTGCGCCAGAAGCTGGGGGCCGACCAGGCGCGCGCCCTCCATCTGCGTGTGGCGGAGTACTACCGCGAACAACTGCGCGAGCGCGACGAACAGTACCAGTCCTCGACCTCCGACTACCGTCGCTGGTACCGGTACGAGGACATTGACTGGCAGGACTGCAAGGACAACTGGCTCTTCCATATGCAGCGCGCGGGCGAATACGAGGCGGTGGCCTTCGCTTTCCTGATCGCTTGGTTCGACGCCTTCTGGTGGTGGGGCTGCTTCCTTGAGTTTGGGTTTTGTGACCAGCTCTTGCGCGAATGGCGCCAGCGGGCGATACGCCCCGAGTCGGAACTGGGCCTGCGGCAGCTCGCGGACTTCAAGGACGCCTACCCGAAGGAGACCGAGAACCGGCGCGGCGGCGACTGGCAGAAGGTTGCCGAGGTGCTTGAATCCGTGCGCCGGCGCACGCGGCTCGACAGCGAACCCGGCACGCTTCTCGAACCCGCGCAGCGACACCTGCGAGGCCTCACCAGCATCTTCCTCGCCGAGGCTGCGCGTTTCGGCCGCGATGACCCGGCAACGGCCGAGACCTTCTACCGTGATGCGCTGGCCCAGTTCCGCCACAACGAGGACCGCTGGGACGAAGCCTGGACGCTCTACCACCTTGCCGACTGCCTCGCCGAGAACGGCAGCCACGGCAAGGCCGATGAGCTTTGCGCCGAGGCCATCGAACTCGCCAGGCAGGAAGAGGACCCCGAAGTGCAGGCGCTGATTGCCTGCGTGCAGGCCGACGCGGCGCTGACCCGCGGCGATGACGCGGCCGCCGCCTCGCATCTGCATGCCGCGGTATGCCAGGCCTATCGCTTCCAGGTCGATCCGCAGGATCCAGACCCTTACACGATCCGCTTCTACCCCCTCATCGCGCATCGGGTTGCCGCGCGCCTCGTGCGCCTGCACCAGCAGGACGCGCCGCGCGCCGCGTCCATCGCCCAGGTGCTGCACGGCGCCTGGCACCCGGGGATTGGGACCCCTGACGGGCTGGCCGCGGCGCTCAGGGATGCGGACGCGCTGGCCGCTTTGCTCTTCGCGCCGACCTTGGCGGCAGGGCAACTCGACGACGAGGCCTTCGTAGCCGCCTACGCCGGCGAGGTGCGTGCAGTCGTGCCGGGCTTGCTCGACGTGTGGGCCTGA